From the Musa acuminata AAA Group cultivar baxijiao chromosome BXJ3-7, Cavendish_Baxijiao_AAA, whole genome shotgun sequence genome, one window contains:
- the LOC103991312 gene encoding uncharacterized protein LOC103991312: protein MGGGSRPSDHLPPELADEAETSSTSSSISDYHPDDSPLSVSSGITESITDTSEEESAAGDSRRWCKAYFDVLRSYRNSDERAGVLRDAKDLILRHKPGDWIEEVGGTTAGDYEVPDAITLLLVGPRGSGKSTLVNRITRVFDDDFSAPDRAQVSHNLSATGGTCFLQEYMIPRKSKSLCVYDTRSLSTNLPHNFRLLQRWMTRGVSHGEMVIRDSDDFVTRKNIKSMRRQGLLSPCKRRIVNFVIFVVDGLSVLKSMDAKDDQYNEILFETFNYPFLSFKDNKPAVVVTHGDELSFSERAIIRTRLGELLGIPPIKQIFDIPGTSEFDTELAIVDMLRYSIEHADRNLAFNQSYLFEGQRIFHWIMERLQDYDVILEVVIISLCIIILCLRGIENLI, encoded by the exons ATGGGCGGCGGAAGTCGTCCCTCCGATCATCTTCCTCCTG AACTGGCAGACGAGGCCGAGACTTCCTCCACCTCGTCCTCGATCTCTGACTACCATCCGGACGATTCACCACTCTCCGTCTCCTCCGGGATCACGGAATCCATCACCGACACCTCGGAAGAGGAATCCGCCGCTGGGGACAGTCGGCGATGGTGCAAGGCTTACTTCGACGTCCTGCGGTCTTATCGCAACTCCGACGAGCGCGCCGGTGTCCTCCGAGACGCCAAAGATCTTATCTTGAG GCATAAGCCCGGAGACTGGATCGAAGAGGTCGGCGGCACGACGGCCGGCGACTACGAAGTCCCCGACGCCATAACCCTTCTCCTGGTTGGGCCGAGGGGCTCCGGAAAGAGTACCCTCGTCAATAGGATTACAAGGGTCTTTGACGATGATTTTTCGGCGCCCGACAGGGCACAGGTGTCCC ATAATTTGTCAGCGACTGGAGGGACCTGCTTCCTGCAGGAATACATGATTCCGAGGAAATCAAAGTCGCTTTGCGTTTATGATACTCGTAGTTTATCCACAAACCTACCGCACAACTTTCGATTGCTCCAACGTTGGATGACCCGTGGTGTCAGCCATGGAGAGATGGTGATCAG GGATTCAGATGATTTTGTAACGAGGAAGAACATAAAGTCTATGAGACGACAAGGCCTATTGAGCCCGTGCAAGAGGAGGATAGTGAACTTTGTCATATTTGTTGTTGATGGATTGTCTGTTTTGAAATCGATGGATGCGAAGGATGACCAGTACAATGAAATTCTTTTTGAAACATTCAATTATCCATTCTTGTCATTTAAAG ATAACAAGCCAGCTGTTGTGGTCACCCATGGAGATGAATTGTCATTTAGTGAGCGTGCTATTATCCGTACTCGTTTGGGCGAGCTGTTGGGAATTCCTCCGATTAAACAAATCTTTGACATCCCAG GCACAAGTGAGTTTGACACTGAGTTGGCCATAGTGGACATGTTGCGTTATTCCATTGAACATGCTGACAGGAACCTTGCTTTTAATCAGAGTTACTTATTTGAG GGCCAGAGGATCTTTCACTGGATAATGGAGAGGCTACAGGATTATGATGTGATATTAGAAGTTGTCATCATCTCCTTGTGCATCATCATACTTTGTTTGCGTGGAATTGAAAATCTCATATGA
- the LOC135642996 gene encoding non-specific lipid transfer protein GPI-anchored 9-like → MAARNLIALGAIILWWCAPAAVCGEDGIVDGDVTIILPCLENLIACQENLQQPVASSACCSPMAYLFEHNSICMCSLFFNEELLHSFNVTQEQIFDLTIRCGISVAANYCSKYIDDDDVKTALSPQALATLAAPSPTNELSKAAPRKGLESVMAMILMSKMILFTFEFKI, encoded by the exons ATGGCCGCCCGAAATCTCATCGCCTTGGGTGCCATCATCCTCTGGTGGTGCGCCCCTGCCGCGGTCTGCGGTGAGGATGGGATCGTCGATGGGGACGTGACCATCATCCTCCCCTGCCTGGAGAACCTGATAGCATGCCAGGAGAATTTACAACAACCGGTCGCCTCCTCTGCGTGCTGTTCGCCCATGGCGTACTTGTTCGAGCACAACTCCATCTGTATGTGTTCCCTCTTCTTCAACGAAGAACTCCTGCACAGCTTCAACGTCACGCAAGAGCAGATATTCGACCTCACCATCAGATGCGGCATCAGCGTTGCCGCGAACTACTGCAGCAAGTACATTGATG ATGATGATGTTAAAACCGCATTGTCGCCTCAAGCTCTAGCAACATTAGCGGCTCCATCCCCTACGAATG AGTTAAGCAAAGCAGCTCCTCGAAAAGGACTGGAGAGTGTGATGGCCATGATTCTGATGAGCAAGATGATATTATTTACATTTGAGTTCAAGATTTGA